Proteins co-encoded in one Aspergillus fumigatus Af293 chromosome 6, whole genome shotgun sequence genomic window:
- a CDS encoding ATP-dependent RNA helicase SUB2: MSHEEDLIDYSDEELQTTDAAATTAAPAANGAQDKKGDLTVSGGRPDKKGSYVGIHSTGFRDFLLKGELLRAITDCGFEHPSEVQQVCIPTAILNVDVLCQAKSGLGKTAVFVLTTLHQLEPVPGECSVLVMCHTRELAYQIKNEYARFSKYLPDVKTAVFYGGTPIQKDIEVLSNKESYPNIVVGTPGRLNALVREKKLSLRNVKAFVLDECDKMLDQIDMRRDVQEIFRATPADKQVMMFSATLSQEIRPICKKFMRNPLEVYVDDDTKLTLHGLQQYYIKLSESEKNRKLNELLDSLEFNQVIIFVKSTLRANELDKLLRECNFPSIAVHSGVSQEERIKRYKEFKEFNKRICVATDVFGRGIDIERINLAINYDLPADADSYLHRVGRAGRFGTKGLSISFVSSEEDEKVLKEIEKRFEVALPEYPEGGVDSSTYMA, encoded by the exons ATGTCTCACGAGGAGGATCTCATCGACTACTCCGACGAGGAGCTTCAGACCACTGACGCAGCAGCCACCACCGCTGCCCCCGCCGCGAATGGGGCCCAGGACAAGAAGGGTGACTTGACAGTTTCCGGCGGCCGCCCGGATAAGAAGGGAAGTTATGTCGGTATTCACTCGACCGGTTTTCGCGACTTCTTGCTTAAGGGAGAGCTTCTACGTGCCATCACCGATTGCGGTTTCGAACATCCATCGGAGG TCCAGCAAGTCTGCATTCCTACTGCAATCCTGAACGTCGATGTTCTCTGCCAGGCCAAGTCTGGTCTTGGAAAGACTGCAGTGTTCGTTCTTACTACACTCCACCAACTCGAACCCGTACCTGGAGAATGCTCGGTTCTTGTCATGTGTCACACTCGTGAGTTGGCGTACCAGATCAAGAATGAATACGCCAGATTCAGCAAATACCTGCCGGATGTGAAGACTGCTGTCTTCTACGGTGGTACGCCGATCCAGAAAGATATCGAGGTTTTGTCGAACAAAGAGTCATATCCGAACATTGTTGTCGGTACACCTGGTCGTCTTAATGCTCTGGTTCGCGAGAAGAAGCTTTCTCTGCGCAACGTAAAGGCGTTCGTGTTGGATGAATGTGATAAGATGCTTGATCAGATCG ACATGCGCCGGGATGTCCAGGAGATTTTCCGTGCCACCCCCGCCGATAAGCAAGTCATGATGTTCAGTGCAACCCTCTCCCAAGAGATCCGACCCATCTGCAAGAAGTTCATGAGGAACCCACTTGAAGTTTACGTCGATGACGACACCAAGCTCACACTCCACGGTCTCCAACAATACTACATCAAACTCAGTGAATCGGAGAAGAACCGTAAACTCAACGAACTTCTGGACAGCCTTGAGTTCAACCAAGTCATTATCTTCGTTAAGAGCACACTGCGTGCGAACGAGTTAGACAAGCTGTTGCGCGAATGTAACTTTCCCAGTATTGCGGTGCACTCTGGTGTCAGTCAGGAGGAGCG TATCAAACGTTACAAGGAGTTCAAGGAGTTCAACAAGCGTATCTGTGTCGCCACCGATGTTTTCGGTCGTGGTATTGATATTGAGCGTATCAACCTTGCTATCAACTACGATTTGCCTGCTGATGCCGATTCATATCTGCACCGTGTTGGCCGTGCTGGTCGTTTTGGAACCAAGGGTCTATCCATCTCGTTTGTCAGcagcgaggaggatgagaaagtGCTCAAGGAAATTGAGAAGCGATTCGAAGTCGCTCTTCC TGAATATCCCGAGGGCGGTGTCGACTCCAGCACTTACATGGCGTGA